The nucleotide sequence ATAAAGTGTACTGTTAATGGGATTGGATGTAATGGCACAACTACCTGTACTGCACCCTATAAAGCACCAGTATAAATAGCCTGCAATTGCGCCGATAGCTATTCCTATTAAGGTGAGAAAATGTTTTTTAGCGAACTTCTTCATACGATATATCTTCTATTTTTTTAGCACCTCTCGGAGCAGTTGTTTTACAACCCGATACGCCACAGCAACCGATATTCATTAATGGCATCAAAGAGAATAAAGCGCCTAACCCCACGAGCAGCCATTCATTATCCATAATGCCCTGTACAATAACAATAATACCTAATGCGAAGCGTAGTACACGCATAAAGTTCCAGTTTCTTAAATATCCTTTCATGATTGCTCGCTTTCTTGATTTACCACCTGATTTACATTTTGCCAAGTTCCACCGTTGATAACCTGTTCAAAGCCGTTTTGCTCTAAAATATTCTTTGCCTGACCGCTTCTGTTTCCACTACGGCAAAATACCACAATGTTCTTCCTTGCTATGAACTTTGATAACTGTTCCGGCAATTTATCCAACGGAATATTTACTGCTCCTTTTACGCTACCACCCGCAAATTCAGAAGGTGTGCGTACATCAACTAAGAATGCACCGTTTTTAATTGCTTCCGTGAGCTGGCTGTTGTCTGTGCTTCCGAATAAGGCTGAAAAAAATCCCATAACATTAAATTTTAAGCGTTTGTGCAAGATGCTCCATTGCACCTAATTGTTTTACCCTCTGCTGCCAACCATGCTTTCATGCCGCCTGAAAAATTCTTTACGTTTTCAAACCCGTTTTTGGCAAGTATAGAATAAGCTATGGATGAACGGTCGCCCGACTGACAATGAATAACTACTTGTTTGTCTTTACTTATTTTATCCAAGTTGTCCGGCAAGGTTCCTACAAAAACATTATCCGCTCCCTCAATATGTCCTGCCTCGTATTCTGTCGCTCCACGGACATCAACTATCTGTGTATTGTCTTTGCCAATGTAAGTTTTAAACTCGTCTAATGAAATGACATCTGCGGTCTGAAGCTCCATGCCTAAATCGTCTATATCGGAAATGAAACCATACATATTATCCATCCCAATACGCATCAGTTTACGGGTCAAATCTTCCATTTGGTTTTCATCGGCTATTAGGATAAACTGCTCCCGATAGTTGAGCAGCCAGCCGCACCACGTAGAAAAGGCGTTATTGCCCTGTATGTTGAGGCTGCCGGGGATAAAGCCTTTGGCAAAATCCGCTTTATTACGGGTGTCAATAACCTTGATACCTTTTTCGTAGGCAGATATAAACTGCACTTTGGATAGCTTCGGATGTTTCGGAACTTCAATCAGCAATGGACGGTTCACTTTGTTCAGATGCTTCATCATCGCAAAATATTTCGGTGGTTCGGGCTGGTCTGCCAAAAGGTTTTCGATAAACCCCTTTTCATCGTCCCCGTACTGCAATGCCCAATTGCGGATTTTTTCATAGCCCACGGTAGAACTTGGGACAGCACCCAAAGCCTTGCCACAGGCAGAGCCTGCACCATGTGCCGACCATACCTGAACGTATTCGGGAAGCGCAGCAAACTTTTTCAGTGACCGGAACATCTGTTCTGCCCCGGCTTCTTTTGTTCCGATAAGCCCTGCGGCTTTTTCCAGTAAATCGGGGCGACCTATATCGCCGACAAAAACAAAATCACCTGTGAACACCATTACGGGTTTATCCGTAGCCGGGTGGTCAGTCAGTAAAAAGCTGATGCTTTCCGGCGTGTGACCAGGTGTGTGCATTATTTCCAATGTGAGGTTACCGACCCTGATAATATCACCGTCTTTCAGTCCATTGTGCGGGAACTGATATTGCCAATCTTCGCCGCCCTCGTCCGAGAGGTACATTGTTGCCCCGGTTACTGCCGCCAGTTCCCTTGACCCGCAAAGAAAATCTGCGTGTATATGGGTTTCGGCG is from Niabella beijingensis and encodes:
- a CDS encoding rhodanese-like domain-containing protein, producing the protein MGFFSALFGSTDNSQLTEAIKNGAFLVDVRTPSEFAGGSVKGAVNIPLDKLPEQLSKFIARKNIVVFCRSGNRSGQAKNILEQNGFEQVINGGTWQNVNQVVNQESEQS
- a CDS encoding DUF6132 family protein, which translates into the protein MKKFAKKHFLTLIGIAIGAIAGYLYWCFIGCSTGSCAITSNPINSTLYGAAMAGLLLSTFKKDKKEYDVSGNNK
- a CDS encoding MBL fold metallo-hydrolase, with the translated sequence MFFQHVYDKSLAQGSYVIGCQATGEAIVIDAQRDTDIYIDIAKQNNLRITHIAETHIHADFLCGSRELAAVTGATMYLSDEGGEDWQYQFPHNGLKDGDIIRVGNLTLEIMHTPGHTPESISFLLTDHPATDKPVMVFTGDFVFVGDIGRPDLLEKAAGLIGTKEAGAEQMFRSLKKFAALPEYVQVWSAHGAGSACGKALGAVPSSTVGYEKIRNWALQYGDDEKGFIENLLADQPEPPKYFAMMKHLNKVNRPLLIEVPKHPKLSKVQFISAYEKGIKVIDTRNKADFAKGFIPGSLNIQGNNAFSTWCGWLLNYREQFILIADENQMEDLTRKLMRIGMDNMYGFISDIDDLGMELQTADVISLDEFKTYIGKDNTQIVDVRGATEYEAGHIEGADNVFVGTLPDNLDKISKDKQVVIHCQSGDRSSIAYSILAKNGFENVKNFSGGMKAWLAAEGKTIRCNGASCTNA